In Campylobacter vicugnae, a genomic segment contains:
- a CDS encoding GMP synthase (glutamine-hydrolyzing), which translates to MNCVVYDISSKPPATIEWE; encoded by the coding sequence ATAAATTGCGTAGTATATGATATAAGCTCTAAACCACCTGCGACAATTGAGTGGGAGTAA
- a CDS encoding Eco57I restriction-modification methylase domain-containing protein has product MNLNVESLGQVFTPSHIVSDMLALVQNNGRFLEPSCGNGAFYENLPSNKVGIELDSSIACKGALQLNFFSYPVSEKFDTIIGNPPYVRFQDIGAHTKELLTPFMSMFDERSNLYLFFIYKCILHLNDGGELIFITPRDFLKSTASVKLNEFLFRTGSITHFVELGDRKIFAKAQPNCIIWRFEKANFTRKTQCLKEFSCINGQILFTKKTYTIPFNSLFFVKVGAVSGADSIFGNEKWGNAEFVGSQTCKSGKTKKMIYGEYGRDCAYLWGFKTQLLQRKIKKFNEANWWEWGRDYHKSEMPRIYVNTKTRNKKPFFLHPCKAYDGSILAIFPKFKVDSTMLQEICDKLNDTDWQELGFVCDGRFLFSQRSLENVMLDSGLFENILKYV; this is encoded by the coding sequence ATGAATCTTAATGTTGAAAGCTTGGGGCAAGTTTTTACTCCATCGCATATTGTAAGTGATATGTTAGCCTTAGTGCAGAATAATGGGCGGTTTTTAGAGCCAAGTTGCGGTAATGGGGCATTTTATGAGAATCTACCTAGCAATAAAGTAGGGATTGAGCTAGATTCTAGCATTGCTTGTAAAGGGGCGTTGCAACTTAATTTTTTTAGCTATCCTGTAAGTGAAAAATTTGATACCATTATTGGCAATCCGCCTTATGTGAGATTCCAAGATATTGGGGCTCACACAAAAGAGCTTTTAACGCCCTTTATGTCTATGTTTGATGAAAGAAGTAATTTATATTTGTTTTTTATTTATAAGTGTATTTTGCATTTAAATGATGGTGGGGAGTTAATTTTTATCACACCTAGAGATTTTTTAAAAAGCACTGCGAGTGTGAAGCTTAATGAATTTTTATTTCGCACAGGGAGTATTACGCATTTTGTAGAGTTGGGGGATAGAAAGATTTTTGCAAAAGCCCAGCCAAACTGCATAATATGGCGTTTTGAAAAAGCAAATTTCACGCGTAAAACACAATGCTTAAAAGAATTTTCTTGCATAAATGGTCAAATCTTATTTACAAAAAAGACTTATACCATTCCTTTTAATTCATTATTTTTTGTAAAAGTTGGGGCTGTTAGTGGGGCGGATTCTATCTTTGGAAACGAAAAATGGGGTAATGCAGAATTTGTCGGCTCACAGACTTGCAAAAGCGGTAAAACAAAGAAAATGATATATGGTGAGTATGGTAGGGATTGTGCGTATTTGTGGGGATTTAAAACGCAATTATTACAGCGAAAAATTAAAAAGTTTAATGAAGCAAATTGGTGGGAATGGGGGAGAGATTATCATAAAAGCGAAATGCCCCGCATTTATGTTAATACCAAAACACGCAATAAAAAGCCATTTTTCTTACACCCTTGCAAAGCCTATGATGGCTCAATTTTAGCGATTTTTCCAAAGTTTAAAGTGGATTCTACAATGCTACAAGAAATATGTGATAAGCTAAATGACACAGATTGGCAAGAGCTTGGGTTTGTGTGTGATGGGCGGTTTCTTTTCTCACAAAGAAGTTTGGAAAATGTTATGTTGGATTCTGGGCTTTTTGAAAATATATTAAAATATGTATAA
- a CDS encoding restriction endonuclease, whose translation MLPNLLIEIVEFLKQQNLHLSQQSRDGRINSAFNEDEIFNLLDSNFAINRPNMRDWVDFSFYENNVFYPVNIKVSTTKTTDNLNCKLGIYYALTGKIPPFGNGVSWETYFKTLKENLTTNDKDYYFLIINKDNPSDVFATSLKSLESILPNGNNLPFQAKWDNNRQIIQRDFVEVKDFLLGTFEQSLKLRADAYLHFRKYFYES comes from the coding sequence GTGTTGCCTAATTTATTGATAGAAATTGTGGAGTTTTTAAAACAGCAAAATCTGCATTTAAGCCAACAAAGTCGCGATGGACGAATTAACTCCGCTTTTAATGAAGATGAGATTTTTAATCTTTTAGATTCTAATTTCGCGATAAATCGTCCAAATATGCGTGATTGGGTGGATTTTAGTTTTTATGAAAATAATGTGTTTTATCCTGTGAATATCAAGGTCAGCACGACAAAAACGACTGATAATCTAAATTGCAAACTTGGAATTTACTATGCTTTAACAGGTAAAATTCCACCTTTTGGCAATGGAGTAAGCTGGGAAACATACTTTAAAACCCTAAAAGAAAACTTAACAACAAATGATAAGGATTACTACTTTTTAATCATTAATAAAGATAATCCTAGTGATGTATTTGCCACTTCGCTTAAAAGCCTAGAATCTATCTTGCCAAATGGTAATAATTTACCCTTTCAGGCAAAATGGGACAATAATCGCCAAATCATACAAAGAGATTTTGTAGAAGTGAAAGATTTTTTATTAGGCACATTTGAGCAGTCTTTAAAGCTTAGGGCTGATGCGTATTTGCATTTTAGGAAATACTTTTATGAATCTTAA
- the ilvA gene encoding threonine ammonia-lyase: MISLNKIIQAKRNIDGFVAKTPFGFAPKLSKIAGADIYLKKENLQITGAYKVRGAFNKIANLDDNAKKCGVVAASAGNHAQGVAISAKHFGVKAIIIMPEAAPLSKVSGTKALGAEVILKGNNFDEAYAYALEYAKDNNMSFIHPFDDELVQAGQGTIALEMLDEVSNLDYMVVPVGGGGLISGVASCAKQINPDIKIIGVSAKGAPAMFESFKDKCQHNSKSVRTIADGIAVRDASQITLSHILECVDEMVQVDDEEIANAILYLLEQQKIMVEGAGAVSVAAILEGKFEFKKSAKIGAILSGGNIDVQTLSIIIEKGLLKSHRKMIINVTLIDKPGALMALGDVLRSTGANIVKIDYDRFSTKLSYGDAKITITLETKGKEHQDTIEKALKDAGYEFTQEF, translated from the coding sequence ATGATAAGTCTAAATAAAATTATTCAAGCTAAACGAAATATTGATGGATTTGTGGCTAAAACTCCATTTGGCTTTGCTCCAAAACTAAGCAAGATAGCTGGTGCTGATATATACCTAAAAAAAGAGAATCTTCAAATCACAGGAGCATATAAAGTAAGGGGTGCTTTTAACAAGATTGCAAATTTAGATGATAATGCCAAAAAGTGCGGTGTAGTTGCTGCAAGTGCTGGTAATCACGCTCAAGGCGTAGCAATTAGTGCTAAGCATTTTGGAGTAAAAGCTATAATTATTATGCCAGAGGCTGCTCCGCTTTCAAAAGTATCAGGAACTAAGGCTTTGGGTGCTGAGGTGATATTAAAGGGTAATAATTTTGATGAAGCTTATGCATATGCCTTAGAATATGCTAAAGATAATAATATGAGTTTTATTCATCCATTTGATGATGAATTGGTTCAAGCTGGTCAAGGGACAATAGCTTTAGAAATGCTCGATGAGGTTAGTAATTTAGATTATATGGTCGTGCCTGTAGGTGGTGGTGGTTTGATTAGCGGTGTGGCAAGTTGTGCTAAGCAGATTAATCCTGATATTAAGATTATTGGTGTTAGTGCAAAAGGTGCGCCAGCTATGTTTGAGAGTTTTAAAGATAAGTGCCAGCATAACTCAAAAAGCGTTCGAACTATAGCTGATGGAATTGCTGTAAGGGATGCAAGTCAGATTACTCTATCTCATATTTTAGAGTGCGTAGATGAGATGGTACAAGTAGATGATGAAGAGATAGCAAATGCGATTTTGTATCTTTTAGAGCAGCAAAAGATTATGGTCGAAGGTGCTGGGGCTGTATCTGTGGCTGCAATTTTGGAAGGAAAATTTGAATTTAAAAAGAGCGCTAAAATCGGTGCTATTTTAAGTGGTGGTAATATAGATGTACAAACTTTAAGCATTATTATAGAAAAAGGTTTGCTAAAAAGCCATAGAAAAATGATAATTAATGTTACTTTAATAGATAAACCAGGCGCTCTTATGGCGCTAGGTGATGTGCTTAGAAGTACTGGGGCAAATATTGTTAAGATTGATTATGATAGATTTTCAACCAAGCTAAGTTATGGCGATGCTAAGATTACAATAACTTTAGAGACTAAAGGCAAAGAGCATCAAGATACTATAGAAAAAGCATTAAAAGATGCTGGATATGAGTTTACTCAGGAGTTTTAA
- a CDS encoding CoA-binding protein encodes MQNILNSMKNIAVVGFSPNEAKASNHVGCYLIDMGFNVFPIYPKSGEIKGRKIYQSIDEISEKIDTIVMFRKAEFATELAKKAINLGVKNLWLQLGIVNDEAKQIAQNAGLNFIQDACIMIEHKRFKNDKSK; translated from the coding sequence ATGCAAAATATCTTAAATTCTATGAAAAATATAGCTGTTGTAGGCTTTAGCCCTAATGAAGCTAAAGCTAGTAATCATGTAGGTTGCTATCTTATAGATATGGGTTTTAATGTCTTTCCTATTTATCCAAAAAGTGGTGAGATAAAAGGTCGAAAAATATATCAAAGTATAGATGAAATTTCAGAAAAAATAGATACTATTGTGATGTTTAGAAAGGCCGAATTTGCCACTGAATTGGCTAAAAAAGCTATAAATTTAGGTGTAAAAAATCTATGGCTTCAGCTAGGAATTGTAAATGATGAGGCTAAGCAAATAGCACAAAATGCAGGATTAAATTTCATACAAGATGCCTGTATAATGATAGAGCATAAAAGGTTTAAAAATGATAAGTCTAAATAA
- the uvrC gene encoding excinuclease ABC subunit UvrC encodes MLIDELKSLPNSPGVYQYFDKNSKLLYVGKAKNLKNRVKSYFNADASPSPRLSPRIAKMISEAIHIEWITTSSEQDALILENSFIKQLHPKYNILLRDDKTYPYICVDLSVDFPRFEITRKVLKGNSIKYFGPFFRGANEILEALYLEFKLVQKRSCLREKKGCLFYQIGRCHAPCLGLINKEEYAKIIDEAIKKIKNPELLIPNLEKTMLNLAQNENFEEAAKIRDQIKTINDTAIKIQIDLAKLEDFEVISVNISSSFVCGVRFSVRDGRVCASTHTIKPAKDMVESDLEALYSTMILDAFSIDQPVGATKIYTYMKLEDAKILENILNSRHNKKFQIIQPKIGEKKELVNIAYQNAIELIKKHIKTNDYTLAREIQETFELNNLPLKIEIFDNSHLFGSNPIGAMVVWENGEFNKTKYRHMHLQNINDYDQMQQMLTHRAKSFDKSSAPDLWVIDGGDALLNLANDIIKSSGANVDIIAISKEKIDAKAHRAKGKANDKICTNIGKFSLNSNDIKLQFIQRLRDEAHRFAISFHQKIRQKNDMQSSQLANLGISKGSIIKLINYFGSFENIKNASFDEIKKVTNKSVAQKITNKS; translated from the coding sequence ATGCTAATCGATGAACTAAAATCTCTGCCTAATAGCCCTGGAGTTTATCAATATTTTGATAAAAACTCAAAACTTTTATATGTCGGCAAAGCTAAAAATTTAAAAAATCGAGTAAAAAGCTACTTTAACGCTGATGCATCACCTAGCCCAAGACTAAGCCCTAGAATAGCCAAAATGATAAGTGAAGCTATACATATAGAGTGGATTACAACTTCAAGCGAACAAGATGCGTTAATATTAGAAAATTCATTTATTAAGCAACTTCATCCAAAATATAATATTTTACTTAGAGATGATAAAACATATCCGTATATTTGCGTAGATTTAAGTGTAGATTTTCCTAGATTTGAAATTACTAGAAAGGTGCTTAAAGGTAATAGCATTAAATATTTTGGCCCATTTTTTAGAGGTGCTAATGAAATTTTAGAAGCTTTGTATTTGGAGTTTAAACTAGTACAAAAAAGATCTTGTTTAAGAGAAAAAAAGGGCTGTTTATTTTATCAAATTGGACGCTGCCATGCACCTTGCCTTGGATTAATAAATAAAGAAGAGTATGCTAAAATCATAGATGAAGCTATAAAAAAGATTAAAAATCCAGAGCTTTTAATACCAAATTTAGAAAAAACAATGCTAAACTTAGCTCAAAATGAAAATTTTGAAGAGGCTGCTAAGATTAGAGATCAGATAAAAACAATCAACGATACAGCTATTAAAATTCAAATCGATTTAGCTAAACTAGAAGATTTTGAAGTAATTAGTGTAAATATTAGTAGTAGCTTTGTTTGCGGGGTCAGATTTAGTGTGCGAGATGGTAGAGTGTGCGCATCTACTCATACTATAAAACCGGCTAAAGATATGGTAGAATCAGATCTAGAGGCTTTATATTCTACAATGATTTTAGATGCTTTTAGTATAGACCAACCAGTTGGTGCAACTAAAATTTATACATATATGAAGCTTGAAGATGCTAAGATTTTAGAAAATATCTTAAACTCTCGCCATAATAAGAAATTTCAAATCATCCAGCCAAAAATAGGTGAAAAAAAAGAGCTAGTAAATATAGCTTATCAAAATGCCATTGAATTAATCAAAAAACATATAAAAACAAATGACTACACCCTAGCACGAGAGATTCAAGAGACATTTGAGCTAAATAATCTACCATTAAAAATTGAGATTTTTGATAACTCTCATCTATTTGGTTCTAATCCAATTGGAGCTATGGTTGTGTGGGAAAACGGAGAGTTTAATAAGACAAAATACCGCCACATGCACCTTCAAAATATAAATGATTATGACCAGATGCAACAGATGCTAACTCATAGAGCCAAAAGCTTTGATAAATCATCAGCTCCAGATTTATGGGTAATAGATGGAGGCGATGCACTACTAAATTTAGCTAATGATATTATTAAAAGTAGCGGTGCAAATGTAGATATAATCGCAATTTCTAAAGAAAAAATAGACGCTAAGGCCCATCGTGCCAAAGGCAAGGCAAATGATAAAATTTGCACAAATATAGGCAAATTTAGCCTAAACTCAAATGATATTAAACTTCAATTTATTCAGCGTTTGCGTGATGAGGCACATAGATTTGCCATTAGCTTTCATCAAAAAATTAGGCAAAAAAACGATATGCAAAGTAGCCAATTAGCCAATTTAGGCATTTCAAAAGGTTCTATAATTAAATTAATTAACTATTTTGGAAGCTTTGAGAATATTAAAAACGCAAGTTTTGATGAGATTAAAAAAGTAACAAACAAAAGCGTAGCTCAAAAGATAACTAATAAGAGCTAA
- a CDS encoding DNA methyltransferase — protein MKPPNGRHWRCSLKELDKLQEAGLIEWSKNNNPRKKVYVNECKGKKIQDIWEFKDSQNPAYPTEKNRVMLRRIIAMSSNEDSMVMDCFCGGGGFLQEALKLGRKFIGIDESIEAIKLNQKWIKESENCLSSGNIALINKFIIE, from the coding sequence ATAAAACCACCTAATGGTAGGCATTGGAGATGTAGTTTAAAGGAGCTTGACAAGTTGCAAGAAGCAGGGCTAATTGAATGGAGTAAAAATAATAATCCACGCAAGAAAGTTTATGTAAATGAATGTAAGGGCAAAAAGATACAAGATATTTGGGAGTTTAAAGACTCTCAAAATCCAGCCTATCCTACTGAAAAAAATAGAGTAATGCTAAGGCGTATTATCGCTATGTCATCAAATGAAGATTCTATGGTTATGGATTGCTTTTGTGGCGGGGGTGGATTTTTACAAGAAGCCCTAAAATTAGGCAGAAAATTCATCGGCATTGATGAAAGCATTGAAGCAATAAAACTGAATCAAAAATGGATAAAAGAAAGTGAAAATTGTTTGTCTAGTGGCAATATTGCTTTGATTAATAAATTTATTATAGAATAG
- the guaA gene encoding glutamine-hydrolyzing GMP synthase has product MKNADILVLDFGSQYTQLIARRLREQGVYTELVPFNASIDTIKAKNPKGIILSGGPASVYDENAYFCDEAIFELGLPILGICYGMQLIAHKNGANVAPAAHKEYGKANIEIIKECDFMSGVENNSVVWMSHSDKVNELPNGFEVIAKSQNSEFCVFGDFERKIYAMQFHPEVAHSEFGNVMLKNFAKICGCESTWNMGSFAKTQIAAIKEKVGNDKVLCAVSGGVDSSVVAALLATAVPENLIVVFVDNGLLRTNEAKQVEEMFKLKLGVNLISIDASDLFLGRLKGVTDPEKKRKIIGETFIEVFDAEAKKHSNVKYLAQGTLYTDIIESSVVGASKTIKSHHNVGGLPDWMKFELIEPLREIFKDEVRALGLELGLSRDVVFRHPFPGPGLAIRIMGEVNEPSLELLRKADVILREELKSSGWYDKTWQAFCVLLNVNSVGVMGDNRTYENAVCIRVVDASDGMTASFSRLPYDLLENCSRRIINEVNGINRVVYDISSKPPATIEWE; this is encoded by the coding sequence ATGAAAAATGCAGATATTTTGGTACTAGATTTTGGCTCGCAATATACTCAGCTAATTGCTAGAAGACTTAGAGAACAAGGAGTTTATACTGAGCTTGTACCTTTTAATGCTAGCATAGATACTATAAAAGCAAAAAACCCAAAAGGGATAATTCTAAGTGGTGGCCCAGCAAGTGTATATGATGAAAATGCATATTTTTGTGATGAGGCTATTTTTGAACTTGGACTTCCGATTTTAGGTATTTGCTACGGTATGCAACTAATCGCTCATAAAAATGGCGCAAATGTAGCTCCAGCTGCTCATAAGGAGTATGGTAAGGCAAATATTGAGATTATAAAAGAGTGTGATTTTATGAGCGGAGTGGAGAATAATAGCGTTGTATGGATGAGCCACTCTGATAAGGTAAATGAGTTGCCAAATGGCTTTGAAGTGATTGCTAAAAGTCAAAATAGTGAGTTTTGTGTATTTGGCGATTTTGAGCGTAAAATTTATGCTATGCAGTTTCATCCAGAGGTAGCTCATAGTGAATTTGGTAACGTAATGCTTAAAAACTTTGCTAAGATTTGTGGATGTGAAAGCACATGGAATATGGGAAGCTTTGCTAAAACTCAAATTGCTGCAATTAAAGAAAAAGTAGGCAATGATAAAGTTCTTTGCGCAGTAAGTGGAGGTGTAGATAGCTCGGTTGTAGCAGCACTTTTAGCAACTGCAGTACCTGAGAATTTAATAGTAGTATTTGTAGATAATGGTCTTCTTCGCACAAATGAAGCTAAACAAGTTGAAGAGATGTTTAAGCTAAAACTTGGGGTAAATTTAATCAGCATTGATGCAAGTGATCTATTTTTAGGCCGTTTAAAAGGCGTAACTGATCCAGAGAAAAAACGCAAAATTATCGGTGAGACATTTATTGAAGTTTTTGACGCTGAAGCTAAAAAACACTCTAATGTAAAATATCTAGCTCAAGGAACCCTATATACTGATATTATAGAAAGTAGCGTAGTTGGTGCTTCTAAAACTATTAAGAGTCATCATAATGTAGGCGGGCTACCTGATTGGATGAAATTTGAGCTTATCGAGCCTTTAAGAGAGATTTTTAAAGATGAGGTTAGAGCGCTTGGATTAGAGCTTGGATTGAGTCGTGATGTGGTATTCCGTCATCCATTCCCTGGTCCTGGCCTTGCTATTCGCATTATGGGCGAAGTAAATGAGCCTAGCTTAGAACTACTTAGAAAAGCTGATGTAATACTACGCGAAGAGCTAAAAAGCAGTGGCTGGTATGATAAGACTTGGCAAGCATTTTGCGTGCTTTTAAATGTAAATTCAGTTGGTGTAATGGGCGATAATAGAACATATGAAAATGCTGTTTGTATTCGTGTAGTAGATGCAAGCGATGGTATGACAGCTAGCTTTTCAAGATTGCCATACGATCTATTAGAAAACTGTAGCCGTAGAATTATAAATGAAGTAAATGGAATTAACCGCGTAGTCTATGATATAAGCTCTAAACCACCTGCAACAATTGAGTGGGAGTAA